The Variovorax paradoxus B4 genome includes a region encoding these proteins:
- a CDS encoding DUF2249 domain-containing protein translates to MKSAASSSCVIDVRTLEPRFRHAHIFSAFAALDVGSAIELVNDHDPQPLYAQFQSQWPDRFAWNYLEEGPSLWRVAITKVPAFDAHASGGCCGGCGGAERR, encoded by the coding sequence ATGAAATCTGCAGCTTCCTCCTCGTGCGTCATCGATGTCCGCACGCTCGAGCCGCGCTTTCGCCACGCGCACATCTTTTCGGCCTTTGCGGCCCTCGACGTCGGCAGCGCCATCGAACTGGTGAACGACCACGATCCCCAGCCGCTGTACGCGCAGTTCCAGTCGCAATGGCCGGACCGGTTCGCATGGAACTACCTCGAGGAGGGCCCTTCGCTCTGGCGCGTGGCCATCACCAAGGTGCCGGCTTTCGACGCGCATGCGAGCGGCGGCTGCTGCGGTGGATGCGGCGGCGCCGAGCGCCGCTGA
- a CDS encoding acyltransferase, with translation MPSVRGALNGLLLGVNTLLAFTLMVPPALVKLLVPADRVRTGCDRVLNGLAGGWVGVNNAWIALACPAPWQIRGVEGLNPRGWYLVSSNHQSWVDILVLQRTFHGRIPFLKFFLKRELIWVPVIGLAWWALDFPFMKRGRGTGRGDLATTRRSCEKFKRVPTAVINFVEGTRFTAAKHAAQNSSYRHLLEPRSGGLGVALATMGEQFEAMLDVTIVYPEGTPSFWALLCGNAGAVTVDVRQRAIPPHLLGADSSGDKAHRQRIRKWIEAQWKDKDRLIQGLLAARRGARE, from the coding sequence ATGCCTTCCGTGCGCGGTGCGCTCAACGGGCTGCTGCTCGGCGTGAACACGCTGCTTGCGTTCACGCTGATGGTGCCGCCGGCGCTGGTCAAGCTGCTCGTGCCGGCCGACCGCGTGCGCACCGGCTGCGACCGGGTTCTGAACGGGCTGGCCGGCGGCTGGGTCGGCGTCAACAACGCGTGGATCGCGCTTGCGTGCCCCGCGCCATGGCAGATCCGGGGCGTCGAGGGCCTGAACCCGCGCGGCTGGTACCTGGTGTCGAGCAACCACCAGAGCTGGGTCGACATCCTGGTGCTGCAGCGCACCTTCCACGGGCGCATTCCCTTCCTCAAGTTCTTTCTCAAGCGCGAGCTGATCTGGGTGCCGGTGATCGGGCTGGCGTGGTGGGCGCTCGACTTTCCGTTCATGAAGCGCGGCCGCGGTACGGGTCGCGGGGATCTCGCAACGACCCGGCGTTCCTGCGAGAAGTTCAAGCGCGTTCCGACCGCAGTCATCAACTTCGTCGAGGGCACGCGCTTCACCGCGGCCAAGCATGCCGCGCAGAACAGCAGTTACCGCCATCTGCTCGAGCCCCGGTCGGGCGGCCTCGGCGTGGCGCTGGCCACCATGGGCGAGCAGTTCGAGGCGATGCTCGACGTGACCATCGTCTACCCCGAGGGGACGCCCAGCTTCTGGGCGCTGCTGTGCGGCAACGCGGGAGCCGTCACCGTCGACGTCCGCCAGCGTGCCATTCCGCCCCATCTGCTGGGCGCGGATTCGTCGGGCGACAAGGCGCACCGCCAGCGCATTCGCAAGTGGATCGAGGCCCAGTGGAAAGACAAGGACCGCCTGATCCAGGGACTGCTGGCCGCACGCCGCGGCGCTCGAGAATAG
- a CDS encoding nitroreductase, with the protein MSPATGVPADSPMIARQLAALMEARRTVLPKRLGAPGPDRAELEQILGAAASAPDHGGLVPWRFVVVPPPQRERLADVFAQALLQRDAAATPEQQGQAREKAFRAPLLMLAVARMGPGNEEIPATERILSAGCAIQNMLLAATALGYGSALTTGKALQSDELRALFALDRHDEPLCFISVGSVTARKAGPARPAPSRYVSELGGAPQLVPCD; encoded by the coding sequence ATGAGCCCGGCCACCGGCGTTCCGGCCGATTCGCCCATGATCGCGCGGCAACTGGCCGCGCTGATGGAGGCGCGCCGCACCGTGCTGCCCAAGCGGCTCGGTGCGCCGGGGCCCGATCGTGCCGAGCTCGAACAGATCCTCGGCGCCGCGGCCTCGGCCCCGGACCACGGCGGCCTGGTGCCCTGGCGCTTCGTCGTCGTTCCTCCGCCGCAGCGCGAGCGGCTCGCCGACGTGTTCGCGCAGGCCCTGCTGCAGCGCGACGCCGCCGCCACGCCCGAGCAGCAGGGCCAGGCGCGCGAGAAGGCCTTTCGCGCGCCGCTGCTGATGCTTGCGGTGGCCAGGATGGGCCCCGGCAACGAGGAGATTCCGGCCACCGAGCGCATCCTGTCGGCCGGATGCGCCATCCAGAACATGCTGCTGGCCGCCACCGCCCTGGGCTACGGCTCGGCGCTGACCACCGGCAAGGCGCTGCAGTCGGACGAACTGCGCGCCCTGTTCGCGCTGGACCGGCACGACGAGCCGCTGTGCTTCATCAGCGTGGGTTCGGTGACGGCCCGGAAGGCCGGTCCGGCGCGGCCCGCGCCCAGCCGCTACGTCAGCGAACTGGGCGGCGCGCCGCAGCTTGTGCCGTGCGACTGA
- a CDS encoding adenosylcobalamin-dependent ribonucleoside-diphosphate reductase — translation MKREDARKMEPLPVQPISRDVLREKYLKPGEADVEDLFARVARALASVETEEERAPWEARFLANLRAGAIGAGRIMSAAGTELEATLINCFVQPVGDCIQGQDAGGYAGIYEALREAAETMRRGGGVGYDFSRIRPRGAQVRTTASTASGPCSYIDVFDRSCATVESAGARRGAQMGVLRIDHPDVLDFITAKRTPGRWNNFNVSVAVTDKFMRALADDEEWPLVHSAKPGAELIARGAAQASDGSWVYRSLPARDLWDVVMRSTYDFAEPGILFTDTINNDNNLRYCEHIEATNPCGEQPLPPYGCCDLGPIVLTRFVDHPFGIGGTAHFDFARFGEAVALQVRALDNVLDLTFWPLPQQRAEAMAKRRIGVGFTGLGDTLAMLCLRYDQPEGRAMAVRIARCLRDAAYAASVALAREKGAFPLFDAERYLARGTFASRLDLALQEQIRMHGIRNSHLVSIAPTGTVSLAFADNASNGIEPAFSWTYRRKKREADGSLSEYDVEDHAWRLYRFLGGDTERLPAYFVSAQSMPAAGHLAMMEAVQPFVDTAISKTVNVPADYPYEDFKGLYLQAWTARLKGLATYRPNSILGSVLEVAPAAQPEARPAADGAAADPMRAMIESRPKGALNAVAEKIEYWTQQGRQTLYLVVSFLPLADGRERAVEFFMPVGQSGESQQWITASMRLLSLAARGGFLERALADMRKVAWDRGPVRLGHHVKADGTQVPMWHDSEVGAIAYAIQQLIARRSGQVPAAPDAAAPPMAGLTPMQGAKCPECGAHAMIRKDGCDYCTQCGHLGSCG, via the coding sequence ATGAAGCGCGAAGACGCCAGAAAGATGGAACCGCTCCCCGTACAGCCCATCAGCCGCGACGTGCTGCGCGAAAAATACCTGAAGCCGGGCGAAGCCGACGTCGAGGATCTGTTCGCGCGCGTGGCGCGTGCGCTGGCCTCGGTCGAAACCGAGGAAGAACGCGCGCCATGGGAGGCGCGCTTCCTGGCCAACCTGCGCGCCGGCGCAATCGGCGCCGGCCGCATCATGAGCGCCGCGGGCACCGAGCTGGAGGCCACGCTGATCAACTGCTTCGTGCAGCCGGTGGGCGACTGCATCCAGGGCCAGGACGCCGGTGGCTACGCGGGCATCTACGAGGCGCTGCGCGAAGCCGCCGAAACCATGCGCCGCGGCGGCGGCGTCGGCTACGACTTCTCCCGCATCCGGCCGCGCGGCGCACAGGTGCGCACCACTGCGTCCACGGCATCGGGTCCGTGCAGCTACATCGACGTGTTCGACCGCTCCTGCGCCACGGTGGAAAGCGCGGGCGCGCGCCGCGGCGCGCAGATGGGCGTGCTGCGCATCGACCACCCCGACGTGCTGGATTTCATCACGGCCAAGCGCACCCCGGGGCGCTGGAACAACTTCAACGTGTCGGTGGCGGTGACCGACAAGTTCATGCGCGCGCTGGCGGACGACGAGGAATGGCCCCTGGTGCACAGCGCCAAACCGGGCGCCGAACTGATCGCGCGCGGCGCGGCCCAGGCCAGCGATGGCAGCTGGGTCTACCGAAGCCTGCCGGCGCGCGATCTGTGGGACGTGGTGATGCGCTCGACCTACGACTTCGCCGAGCCCGGGATCCTGTTCACCGACACCATCAACAACGACAACAACCTGCGCTACTGCGAGCACATCGAGGCGACGAACCCCTGCGGCGAGCAGCCGCTGCCGCCCTACGGATGCTGCGACCTCGGGCCGATCGTGCTGACGCGCTTCGTGGACCATCCGTTCGGCATCGGCGGTACGGCGCACTTCGATTTCGCGCGCTTCGGCGAAGCCGTGGCGCTGCAGGTGCGCGCGCTCGACAACGTGCTGGACCTCACCTTCTGGCCCCTGCCCCAGCAGCGCGCCGAAGCCATGGCCAAGCGCCGCATCGGCGTGGGCTTCACGGGCCTGGGCGACACGCTCGCCATGCTGTGCCTGCGCTACGACCAGCCCGAGGGCCGGGCCATGGCGGTGCGCATCGCGCGCTGCCTGCGGGATGCGGCCTACGCCGCCTCGGTGGCGCTGGCGCGCGAGAAAGGCGCCTTCCCGCTGTTCGACGCGGAGCGCTACCTGGCGCGCGGCACCTTCGCCAGCCGCCTGGACCTGGCGCTGCAGGAACAGATCCGCATGCACGGCATCCGCAACAGCCACCTGGTGTCGATCGCGCCCACGGGCACCGTGAGCCTGGCCTTCGCCGACAACGCCTCGAACGGCATCGAGCCGGCGTTCTCCTGGACCTACCGGCGCAAGAAGCGCGAGGCCGACGGCAGCCTCTCCGAGTACGACGTGGAGGACCACGCCTGGCGCCTGTACCGCTTCCTGGGCGGCGACACCGAACGGCTGCCGGCGTACTTCGTCTCGGCCCAGTCGATGCCCGCGGCCGGCCATCTGGCCATGATGGAAGCGGTGCAGCCCTTCGTCGACACCGCCATCTCGAAGACGGTGAACGTGCCCGCCGACTATCCCTACGAGGACTTCAAGGGCCTCTACCTGCAGGCCTGGACCGCCCGCCTCAAGGGCCTGGCCACCTACCGGCCCAACAGCATCCTGGGCTCCGTGCTGGAGGTCGCGCCGGCAGCGCAGCCGGAGGCCCGCCCCGCCGCCGACGGCGCGGCGGCCGATCCGATGCGCGCGATGATCGAGAGCCGCCCGAAGGGCGCCTTGAATGCCGTCGCCGAAAAGATCGAGTACTGGACGCAGCAGGGGCGGCAGACGCTCTACCTGGTGGTGTCGTTCCTGCCGCTGGCCGACGGCCGCGAGCGGGCGGTGGAATTCTTCATGCCGGTGGGCCAGAGCGGCGAGTCCCAGCAATGGATCACCGCGAGCATGCGGCTGCTGTCGCTGGCCGCGCGCGGCGGTTTTCTCGAGCGCGCGCTGGCCGACATGCGCAAGGTCGCCTGGGACCGCGGGCCGGTGCGCCTGGGCCACCACGTGAAGGCCGACGGCACCCAGGTGCCCATGTGGCACGACTCCGAAGTGGGCGCCATCGCCTATGCGATCCAGCAGCTGATCGCGCGCCGCAGCGGCCAGGTGCCCGCGGCGCCGGACGCCGCGGCGCCACCGATGGCCGGCCTCACGCCGATGCAGGGTGCCAAGTGCCCCGAATGCGGCGCCCACGCCATGATCCGCAAGGATGGCTGCGACTACTGCACGCAGTGCGGACACCTCGGAAGCTGCGGATGA
- a CDS encoding NAD(P)H-dependent flavin oxidoreductase, with protein MDRSSDETAVALEALSRDSGLRNWRLKGAERLPVIQGGMGVGVSAGGLAGTVAGLGGMGTISAVDLRRLHPDLMARTAHLNAEPDAGQRIDAANLEALGREIARARELSGGRGLVAVNVMKALTAYEAYLRHAMACGIDALVVGAGLPLDLPELARDHPEVALIPILSDARGVQLVVRKWEKKGRLPDAIVIEHPRLAGGHLGAAKVADLQDPRFDFDVAIPQVLEFFKTAGIEGRIPLIAAGGIGSLEDIRRLQGLGAAAVQLGTAFAVTTECDAHPAFKQVLADAQPADIVEFVSTAGLPARAVRTPWLDKYLRLEERLQHKAHKKESCTMRFDCLAHCGLRDGTPSWGQFCIDKTLGHALEGHLDRGLFFRGAGALPFGSEIRPVRDLMRWLLGGIRPAIPTAGATA; from the coding sequence ATGGATCGATCCTCTGACGAGACAGCAGTCGCCCTGGAAGCGCTTTCGCGCGATTCGGGCCTGCGCAACTGGCGCCTCAAGGGCGCCGAACGCCTCCCCGTGATTCAGGGCGGCATGGGCGTGGGCGTGTCGGCCGGCGGGCTCGCCGGCACGGTCGCCGGGCTGGGCGGCATGGGCACGATCTCGGCCGTCGACCTGCGCCGGCTGCATCCCGACCTGATGGCCCGCACGGCCCACCTGAACGCCGAGCCGGACGCCGGGCAGCGTATCGACGCCGCCAACCTCGAGGCACTGGGCCGCGAGATCGCGCGTGCGCGCGAGCTCTCCGGCGGACGCGGCCTCGTGGCCGTGAACGTGATGAAGGCGCTGACTGCCTACGAGGCCTACCTGCGCCATGCCATGGCCTGCGGCATCGACGCATTGGTGGTGGGCGCGGGCCTGCCGCTGGACCTGCCCGAACTCGCGCGCGACCATCCCGAGGTGGCGCTCATTCCCATCCTCTCGGATGCGCGCGGCGTGCAGTTGGTGGTGCGCAAATGGGAGAAGAAGGGGCGCCTGCCCGACGCCATCGTGATCGAGCATCCCCGGCTCGCGGGCGGCCACCTGGGCGCGGCCAAGGTGGCCGACCTGCAGGATCCGCGCTTCGACTTCGACGTCGCCATTCCGCAGGTGCTCGAGTTCTTCAAGACGGCCGGCATCGAGGGCCGCATCCCTTTGATTGCGGCCGGCGGCATCGGCAGCCTGGAGGACATCCGGCGCCTGCAGGGCCTCGGCGCCGCGGCGGTGCAGCTGGGCACCGCGTTCGCGGTGACCACCGAATGCGATGCGCATCCGGCCTTCAAGCAGGTGCTGGCCGACGCCCAGCCCGCCGACATCGTCGAGTTCGTCAGCACGGCGGGCCTGCCCGCGCGCGCGGTGCGCACGCCGTGGCTGGACAAGTACCTGCGGCTGGAGGAGCGGCTGCAGCACAAGGCGCACAAGAAGGAAAGCTGCACCATGCGCTTCGACTGCCTGGCGCACTGCGGCCTGCGCGACGGCACCCCGAGCTGGGGCCAGTTCTGCATCGACAAGACACTGGGGCACGCACTGGAAGGCCACCTCGACCGCGGCCTGTTCTTCCGCGGCGCGGGGGCGCTGCCCTTCGGCAGCGAGATCCGCCCGGTCCGCGACCTGATGCGATGGCTGCTCGGCGGCATCCGCCCCGCCATCCCGACGGCGGGAGCCACGGCATGA
- a CDS encoding carbonic anhydrase, protein MTAQEPDDLLLRLRRFRSDYFPRHQQRFQDLVAKGQHPKTLFIGCSDSRLMPYLLTGTGPGELFIIRNVGAFVPPCDGSHGLHGTVAAIEFALLELKVERIVVCGHSHCGAIRAAYEGVADEAVALKSWLRLADEALLPVRPSPAALRRSEQRAVVLQLERLMAYPMVRSRVERNALTLHGWHYVIEEGEVHVFDAQAGDFLPASLASNAGTGPYQPYVEHDGSIL, encoded by the coding sequence ATGACCGCACAGGAACCGGACGACCTCCTCTTGCGCCTGCGCAGGTTCCGCTCCGACTATTTTCCGCGGCACCAGCAGCGCTTCCAGGACCTGGTCGCCAAAGGCCAGCACCCGAAGACGCTCTTCATCGGCTGCTCGGACTCGCGGCTGATGCCCTACCTGCTGACCGGCACGGGCCCCGGCGAGCTCTTCATCATCCGCAACGTCGGTGCGTTCGTTCCGCCCTGCGACGGATCGCACGGGCTGCATGGCACGGTGGCCGCGATCGAATTCGCGCTGCTCGAGCTGAAGGTCGAACGCATCGTGGTGTGCGGCCACAGCCATTGCGGCGCGATCCGCGCGGCCTACGAAGGCGTGGCGGACGAAGCGGTCGCGCTCAAGTCATGGCTGCGGCTGGCCGACGAGGCGCTGCTGCCGGTGCGTCCCAGCCCCGCCGCGCTGCGCCGCAGCGAACAACGCGCGGTCGTGCTGCAGCTCGAGCGCCTGATGGCCTACCCGATGGTGCGCAGCCGCGTCGAGCGCAACGCACTCACGCTGCATGGCTGGCACTACGTGATCGAGGAAGGCGAAGTCCATGTGTTCGACGCACAGGCGGGCGACTTCCTGCCCGCCTCGCTCGCCTCCAACGCCGGTACCGGCCCCTATCAACCTTATGTGGAACATGATGGATCGATCCTCTGA
- a CDS encoding peptidylprolyl isomerase, producing the protein MPASTPVTIEAAASVAPTESACAAINGVALHLPGERPDEYSLRELAWAELLRQEAAARRLLPHSDARLAPRLGNGEQAVIQQMLDDEIEVPAASEDECRRYYTARSAHFAIGRRVHARHILFAVTQGINVAALAARAEQALLELRHRDAAPTRFAELARTLSNCPSGAEGGDLGWIGPDDCADELTAELFHNTERLDALGLHPRLVHSRYGFHIVEVLARDPGRQQSFEEVSQRIAVQLAQQSRAKALHQYMQLLAGRAEVNGLVLEGADSPLVQ; encoded by the coding sequence GTGCCGGCCTCAACCCCGGTGACCATCGAGGCGGCCGCGAGCGTGGCCCCGACCGAGTCCGCATGCGCGGCGATCAACGGCGTCGCGCTGCACCTGCCGGGCGAACGTCCGGACGAATACAGCCTGCGCGAGCTGGCCTGGGCCGAGCTGCTGCGGCAGGAGGCCGCCGCACGCCGGCTGCTGCCGCATTCGGATGCGCGCCTGGCCCCTCGGCTGGGCAACGGCGAGCAGGCGGTGATCCAGCAGATGCTCGACGACGAGATCGAGGTGCCCGCAGCCAGTGAAGACGAATGCCGCCGCTACTACACGGCGCGCAGCGCGCACTTCGCCATCGGCCGCCGTGTGCATGCACGCCACATCCTGTTTGCCGTGACGCAGGGAATCAACGTTGCGGCGCTGGCCGCGCGCGCCGAGCAGGCCCTGCTCGAACTGCGCCACAGGGATGCCGCGCCCACCCGCTTCGCCGAACTCGCGCGGACCCTGTCGAACTGCCCGAGCGGCGCCGAAGGCGGCGACCTCGGCTGGATCGGCCCGGACGATTGCGCCGACGAGCTCACGGCCGAGCTGTTCCACAACACCGAACGGCTCGATGCGCTGGGCCTGCATCCGCGCCTGGTCCACAGCCGCTACGGCTTCCACATCGTCGAGGTGCTCGCGCGCGACCCGGGACGCCAGCAATCCTTCGAAGAGGTGAGCCAGCGCATCGCGGTGCAGCTCGCCCAGCAGTCGCGCGCCAAGGCCCTGCACCAGTACATGCAGCTGCTGGCCGGCCGCGCCGAGGTGAACGGCCTGGTCCTCGAAGGGGCGGACTCCCCGCTGGTGCAATGA
- the narI gene encoding respiratory nitrate reductase subunit gamma has translation MNALSNFLFGIYPYICLSVFFIGSLIRFDRDQYTWKSDSSQLLRAGQLRWGSNLFHVGVLFLFFGHSVGMLTPHFLYEPFIGAGSKQLMAMISGGIAGLLGFIGITILLHRRLGDERIRVNSKTSDIVLLVLLWLQLALGLATIPLSAQHLDGSMMVLLAEWAQRIVTFRGGAVELLDGASWVFKAHMFLGMSIFLIFPFTRLVHVWSGFATVGYVFRPYQVVRSRRALAPRKPASAAAPSAAPHSAPKTMPAGSVAKSTGVAR, from the coding sequence ATGAATGCCCTCAGCAATTTCCTCTTCGGCATCTATCCGTACATCTGCCTGAGCGTCTTCTTCATCGGCAGCCTGATCCGGTTCGACCGCGACCAGTACACCTGGAAGAGCGACTCCTCGCAGCTGCTGCGCGCCGGCCAGCTGCGCTGGGGCAGCAACCTGTTCCACGTGGGCGTGCTGTTCCTGTTCTTCGGCCACAGCGTCGGCATGCTGACGCCGCACTTCCTCTACGAGCCCTTCATCGGCGCCGGCAGCAAGCAGCTCATGGCGATGATCTCGGGCGGCATTGCCGGCCTGCTCGGCTTCATCGGCATCACGATCCTGCTGCACCGGCGCCTCGGCGACGAGCGCATCCGCGTCAACTCCAAGACCAGCGACATCGTGCTGCTGGTCCTGCTGTGGCTGCAGCTGGCGCTCGGCCTGGCCACCATTCCCCTGTCGGCCCAGCATCTGGACGGCAGCATGATGGTGCTGCTGGCCGAATGGGCGCAGCGCATCGTCACCTTCCGCGGCGGTGCGGTGGAACTGCTGGACGGCGCGAGCTGGGTCTTCAAGGCCCACATGTTCCTCGGCATGTCGATCTTCCTGATCTTCCCGTTCACGCGGCTGGTGCATGTCTGGAGCGGCTTCGCCACGGTGGGCTATGTCTTCCGGCCCTACCAGGTGGTGCGCAGCCGCCGCGCGCTGGCACCGCGCAAGCCGGCATCGGCGGCCGCGCCGAGTGCCGCGCCTCATTCGGCGCCGAAGACGATGCCGGCCGGGTCCGTGGCCAAGTCGACGGGGGTGGCCCGGTGA
- the narJ gene encoding nitrate reductase molybdenum cofactor assembly chaperone produces MKTQRHTLRALALLLGYPDAQARALMPQLADAMDAEAALSPARRKELRALARALVSVDPIEAETQFVELFDRGRSTSLHLFEHVHGDSRERGPAMIDLAQTYEKCGLLLGPHEVPDHLCVVLEFASTQPPAVARAFLGEMAHILASIFSALRKRESAYASVLAAVIELAGHKAEAVAVADEQPIDESWAEPVVFDGCSTKGQARPGDAQPIHIVRKTAAAAASGAPV; encoded by the coding sequence ATGAAAACCCAACGCCACACCCTTCGCGCGCTCGCCCTGCTGCTCGGCTATCCCGATGCACAGGCGCGCGCCCTGATGCCCCAGCTGGCCGATGCGATGGACGCCGAAGCGGCGCTGTCGCCGGCGCGCCGCAAGGAGCTGCGGGCACTGGCCCGCGCGCTGGTCTCGGTCGATCCGATCGAGGCCGAGACGCAGTTCGTGGAGCTGTTCGACCGCGGCCGCAGCACCTCGCTGCACCTCTTCGAGCATGTGCACGGCGACTCGCGCGAGCGCGGCCCGGCCATGATCGACCTAGCCCAGACCTACGAGAAATGCGGGCTGCTGCTCGGCCCGCACGAAGTGCCCGACCACCTGTGCGTGGTGCTCGAGTTCGCGTCGACGCAGCCGCCGGCGGTGGCGCGCGCGTTCCTGGGCGAGATGGCGCACATCCTTGCGTCCATCTTCAGCGCGCTGCGCAAGCGCGAGAGCGCCTACGCGAGCGTGCTGGCGGCCGTCATCGAGCTGGCCGGCCACAAGGCCGAAGCGGTGGCGGTGGCCGACGAGCAGCCGATCGACGAGAGCTGGGCCGAGCCCGTCGTCTTCGACGGCTGCAGCACGAAGGGCCAGGCCCGGCCCGGCGATGCGCAGCCCATCCACATCGTTCGCAAGACGGCAGCGGCCGCCGCCAGTGGAGCCCCCGTATGA
- the narH gene encoding nitrate reductase subunit beta, whose translation MKIRAQIGMVLNLDKCIGCHTCSVTCKNVWTSRPGVEYAWFNNVETKPGIGYPKEWENQGKWQGGWVRKPDGSIEPRQGGKWSLLMRIFSNPNLPQIDDYYEPFTFDYEHLQSAPTMKAPPTARPRSLITGKRMEKIEWGPNWEEILGGEFAKRSKDANLDSFDAVQKEMVGQFENTFMMYLPRLCEHCLNPACVASCPSGSIYKREEDGIVLIDQDKCRGWRMCVSGCPYKKIYYNWQSGKAEKCIFCYPRIEAGQPTVCSETCVGRIRYLGVVLYDADRIQEAASVPDEKDLYEAQLGIFLDPHDPEVIAQARRDGIPEAWLEGARNSPVYKMAMEWKVALPLHPEYRTLPMVWYVPPLSPITAAANAGHVGAKGAIPDVTQMRIPVQYLANLLTAGATEPVIRALERMLAMRTYQRGKHVDNFADPAVLAQVGLSAAQVEEMYQVMAIANYEDRFVIPSTHREYAENTFDMKGGCGFSFGNGCSDGSSEASLFGAAKRRTIPIHAKV comes from the coding sequence ATGAAAATACGCGCGCAAATCGGCATGGTCCTGAACCTGGACAAGTGCATCGGCTGCCACACCTGCTCGGTCACCTGCAAGAACGTCTGGACCAGTCGGCCCGGCGTCGAGTACGCCTGGTTCAACAACGTCGAGACCAAGCCCGGCATCGGCTACCCCAAGGAATGGGAGAACCAGGGCAAGTGGCAGGGAGGCTGGGTGCGCAAGCCCGACGGCTCGATCGAGCCGCGCCAGGGCGGCAAGTGGAGCCTGCTCATGCGCATCTTCTCCAACCCCAACCTGCCGCAGATCGACGACTACTACGAGCCCTTCACCTTCGACTACGAGCACCTGCAGTCGGCGCCCACGATGAAGGCGCCGCCGACGGCGCGCCCGCGCAGCCTGATCACCGGCAAGCGCATGGAGAAGATCGAATGGGGCCCGAACTGGGAAGAGATCCTCGGCGGCGAGTTCGCCAAGCGCAGCAAGGACGCCAACCTCGACAGCTTCGACGCGGTGCAGAAGGAGATGGTCGGCCAGTTCGAGAACACCTTCATGATGTACCTGCCCAGGCTGTGCGAGCACTGCCTGAATCCGGCGTGCGTGGCCTCCTGCCCCTCGGGCTCGATCTACAAGCGCGAGGAGGACGGCATCGTGCTGATTGACCAGGACAAGTGCCGCGGCTGGCGCATGTGCGTCTCCGGCTGCCCCTACAAGAAGATCTACTACAACTGGCAAAGCGGCAAGGCCGAGAAGTGCATCTTCTGCTACCCGCGTATCGAGGCCGGGCAGCCCACCGTCTGCTCCGAAACCTGCGTCGGGCGCATCCGCTACCTCGGCGTGGTGCTGTACGACGCCGACCGCATCCAGGAAGCGGCCAGCGTGCCGGACGAGAAGGATCTCTACGAAGCCCAGCTCGGCATCTTCCTCGACCCGCACGATCCGGAAGTGATCGCGCAGGCCCGGCGCGACGGCATCCCCGAGGCCTGGCTCGAAGGCGCGAGGAACAGCCCGGTCTACAAGATGGCGATGGAGTGGAAGGTGGCGCTGCCGCTGCACCCCGAGTACCGCACGCTGCCGATGGTCTGGTACGTGCCGCCGCTGTCGCCGATCACCGCGGCCGCCAACGCCGGGCACGTGGGCGCCAAGGGCGCGATTCCCGACGTCACGCAGATGCGCATCCCGGTGCAGTACCTGGCCAACCTGCTGACCGCGGGCGCCACCGAGCCGGTCATCCGGGCGCTCGAGCGCATGCTGGCCATGCGCACCTACCAGCGCGGCAAGCACGTCGACAACTTCGCGGACCCCGCCGTGCTGGCGCAGGTCGGCTTGAGCGCCGCCCAGGTGGAAGAGATGTACCAGGTGATGGCCATCGCCAACTACGAAGACCGCTTCGTGATCCCCTCGACGCACCGCGAGTACGCCGAGAACACCTTCGACATGAAGGGCGGCTGCGGCTTCTCGTTCGGCAACGGCTGCTCCGACGGCAGCTCCGAAGCCAGCCTGTTCGGCGCCGCCAAGCGCCGCACGATTCCGATCCACGCCAAGGTCTGA